One genomic window of Polyangium aurulentum includes the following:
- a CDS encoding MbnP family copper-binding protein, with protein sequence MQLRLSLVSFVGLAVLSGCGGGGEGGNATGAGPVDPIDVALAFEARVGDAAFDCKATHPDLGTAGTEASITDFRLYVHDVRLRRADGTTVPVELEQDGLWQHENLALLDFEDRTGACANGTPETNATLHGTAERGTYDGVSFKLGVPFELNHGDAAAAPSPLNLTAMFWSWNGGYKFFRADALPEGSMTAFNVHIGSLGCQADASGKVTSCDRPNRAEITLTGFDPLAQKVIIDYAALVAGIDLSKDAGGAPGCMSGPDDPECVTIFDRLGIDIQDGTLHPDAQKLFRVE encoded by the coding sequence GTGCAGCTTCGTCTTTCGCTCGTGTCTTTCGTCGGTCTCGCGGTGCTTTCGGGGTGTGGGGGCGGTGGTGAGGGGGGAAATGCGACGGGCGCCGGTCCCGTGGATCCGATCGACGTCGCGCTCGCGTTCGAGGCGCGCGTCGGCGACGCGGCGTTCGACTGCAAGGCGACGCACCCGGACCTCGGGACTGCGGGCACGGAAGCGTCGATCACCGATTTTCGGCTCTACGTGCACGACGTGCGCCTGCGCCGCGCCGATGGGACCACGGTCCCCGTCGAGCTCGAGCAAGACGGCCTGTGGCAGCACGAGAACCTGGCGCTGCTCGATTTCGAGGATCGCACCGGCGCGTGCGCGAACGGCACGCCGGAGACCAACGCCACCCTCCACGGCACGGCGGAGCGGGGCACCTACGACGGCGTCTCGTTCAAGCTCGGCGTTCCCTTCGAGCTGAACCACGGCGACGCGGCCGCCGCGCCCTCGCCGCTCAACTTGACAGCCATGTTCTGGAGCTGGAACGGCGGGTACAAGTTCTTCCGCGCCGACGCGCTGCCCGAGGGCTCCATGACCGCATTCAACGTGCACATCGGCAGCTTGGGCTGCCAGGCGGACGCAAGCGGAAAGGTCACCTCGTGCGACCGGCCGAACCGGGCGGAGATCACGCTCACGGGGTTCGATCCGCTCGCGCAGAAGGTGATCATCGATTACGCGGCGCTCGTCGCCGGAATCGACCTGTCGAAGGACGCGGGCGGCGCGCCGGGCTGCATGTCGGGCCCGGACGACCCGGAGTGCGTGACGATCTTCGATCGGCTCGGCATTGATATCCAAGACGGCACGCTGCACCCCGACGCGCAGAAGCTTTTCCGTGTAGAGTGA
- a CDS encoding methyltransferase, with protein sequence MTKPRPPHDVITDLSYGYLYSAALFTAVELGVADQLESGPKSVNALAEALGVKAQPLMRILRLLATAGVFTETDPEHFALTPAADILRNGAQGSMRDAVMMMIHEMFWAPAGKLSTTVRTGETPFVQIFGGSFFDYLARNPEAGLVYHRGMAGMSDIENAPIASAYDFTPFRRIVDVGGGHGGFLVEALRANPTARGVLHDAEHVLNDSRIAAEGLSDRCEILAGDFFASVPHGDAIILKRILHDWSDDSAIVILRACRKALDEGGRVLVIDAVLPPGDTQHLGKVMDVMMMVSLPGRERTEDDFARLFAASGLRLNRIVKTPTHLSIVEAVAA encoded by the coding sequence ATGACCAAACCGCGTCCGCCGCACGACGTCATCACGGACCTCAGCTATGGTTATCTCTATTCGGCGGCGCTGTTCACGGCAGTCGAGCTCGGCGTGGCCGATCAGCTCGAGAGCGGACCGAAATCGGTGAACGCGCTCGCCGAGGCGCTCGGCGTGAAGGCGCAGCCGTTGATGCGCATCTTGCGGCTGCTCGCGACGGCAGGGGTGTTCACCGAGACCGACCCGGAGCATTTCGCCCTGACGCCCGCCGCCGACATCCTGCGCAACGGCGCGCAGGGCTCGATGCGCGACGCCGTGATGATGATGATCCACGAGATGTTCTGGGCCCCGGCGGGCAAGCTCTCCACCACCGTGCGCACCGGCGAGACGCCCTTCGTGCAGATCTTCGGCGGATCGTTCTTCGATTACCTCGCGAGAAACCCGGAGGCGGGCCTCGTCTATCACCGGGGCATGGCCGGGATGTCCGATATCGAGAACGCCCCCATCGCCAGCGCGTACGATTTCACCCCCTTCCGGCGCATCGTCGACGTGGGCGGCGGCCACGGAGGCTTTCTCGTCGAGGCGCTCAGGGCAAACCCCACCGCGCGCGGCGTGCTCCACGACGCCGAGCACGTCCTCAATGATTCGCGCATCGCCGCCGAGGGGCTCTCGGACCGCTGCGAGATCCTGGCCGGCGATTTCTTCGCCTCCGTTCCGCACGGCGACGCCATCATCCTGAAGCGCATCCTCCACGACTGGAGCGACGATAGCGCAATCGTCATTCTGCGCGCCTGCCGCAAGGCGCTCGACGAGGGCGGGCGCGTCCTGGTCATCGACGCGGTCCTTCCGCCCGGAGACACGCAGCACCTCGGAAAGGTCATGGACGTGATGATGATGGTCTCGCTGCCCGGACGCGAGCGCACCGAGGACGATTTCGCCCGCCTGTTCGCAGCGTCCGGGCTGCGCTTGAACCGCATCGTCAAGACCCCGACCCAC